The Enteractinococcus fodinae genome has a segment encoding these proteins:
- a CDS encoding MFS transporter, translating into MKTDTTANMTGNPPKNRRTGGIVITISTLLAFSYGLQMYVVVPAYPTMTAEFGLSYSQIGLMVSLWFLGYALAHVPAGFAAAAWGLKRVAVWGGLITAISSGLIAMSGSYALMLTSRFIGGVGMSLVVAAIFPLGNYWSKPENGKLVAGILNGLGLTAGSAIGLYVWTYLMQAMDWRASLWVATAIGLVIALAAAALIQIPEHMDELEGDEFSWSGTMQVLKSKTMWGIGIVSVAAYGAFFTASQLAPGFAESEHGFSATNASLLGLVMLLIGIPGSILGGIFADRAKRFLSTLWIPAAVIVVLLVLIPFVNSIMLWVIMSLIGIFGMMYLSPASVSPSEYPEEVPSQDFATALGLVLTLGNMGAVIFPYVYTLGTEMGSSALGWWLIAGLSALSILGIRMAKESRVPTPSKSPEQLLNEQAVTNQVTA; encoded by the coding sequence TTGAAGACTGATACGACAGCGAACATGACAGGCAATCCGCCGAAGAACCGGCGGACCGGAGGCATCGTCATCACGATTTCGACGCTTCTAGCATTCTCATACGGGTTGCAGATGTACGTAGTTGTGCCTGCATACCCGACCATGACCGCTGAGTTCGGCTTGAGTTACTCTCAAATTGGTCTGATGGTTTCTCTCTGGTTCTTGGGTTACGCACTCGCTCACGTTCCTGCGGGTTTCGCGGCTGCTGCGTGGGGCTTGAAGCGCGTTGCAGTCTGGGGTGGCCTCATTACCGCTATCTCCAGCGGTCTGATCGCCATGTCTGGTTCCTACGCGCTAATGCTGACCTCTCGGTTTATCGGTGGTGTCGGAATGTCTTTGGTCGTCGCAGCAATTTTCCCGCTCGGTAACTACTGGTCCAAACCCGAAAATGGCAAACTTGTCGCCGGTATTCTTAACGGTCTCGGCCTCACCGCAGGTTCTGCGATCGGCCTCTATGTATGGACCTATCTGATGCAAGCCATGGACTGGCGCGCCAGTCTCTGGGTGGCTACGGCCATCGGTCTGGTGATTGCTCTCGCCGCTGCCGCGCTCATTCAGATTCCAGAACACATGGACGAACTCGAAGGTGATGAGTTCAGTTGGTCCGGCACGATGCAAGTGTTGAAGTCGAAGACCATGTGGGGCATCGGTATTGTCAGTGTTGCTGCATACGGTGCCTTCTTTACCGCTTCGCAGCTTGCCCCGGGCTTTGCAGAAAGCGAGCACGGCTTCAGCGCGACAAATGCGAGCCTTCTGGGACTCGTCATGCTGTTGATCGGTATCCCCGGTTCGATCCTTGGCGGTATCTTCGCAGACCGTGCCAAGCGTTTCCTGTCCACGCTGTGGATTCCTGCAGCGGTCATCGTTGTCTTGTTGGTACTGATCCCATTCGTCAATAGCATCATGCTGTGGGTCATCATGAGCCTGATTGGCATCTTCGGCATGATGTACTTGTCACCAGCAAGCGTGTCACCCAGCGAATACCCTGAAGAGGTACCGAGCCAGGACTTTGCCACTGCTTTGGGTCTGGTATTGACGCTTGGCAATATGGGTGCCGTTATCTTCCCGTACGTCTACACGCTGGGCACGGAGATGGGCAGTTCCGCCCTGGGTTGGTGGCTCATCGCCGGGTTGTCCGCACTGAGCATTTTAGGTATCCGCATGGCCAAAGAATCCCGGGTGCCAACACCTTCCAAAAGTCCCGAGCAATTACTCAACGAACAAGCTGTGACCAACCAAGTCACAGCCTAA
- a CDS encoding SLC13 family permease, with the protein MVQEDSSRKATGSHPQRVDPVQRASAEQELSEGMKAPGVKHNEWLRKMLGLAGGVVAAVLLYLVLPADLAVWPKLTAATAVLMAIWWMTEAIPIPATALLPLIIFPLLVPAEESDGGVTVSEVGANYGNEIIFLFMGGFLLALGMQRWNLHRRIALLVLRSMGSRTNALIAGFMIATGFLSMWVSNTATAVMMIPIGLSVLILVKKITDGADTAEAIESSAETEASEEEIAEVSKTNFGTGLMLAIAYSASIGSLGTIIGTPPNALLAAHMSATHDLELGFGRWMMVGVPLSIVLMIGAWFILTKVVFKPETKEIPGGADLIRNEWQKLGPMATGERSVLIVFLIAAISWISVPLISEYVFGLEEPVVSDAGIAMIVGVTLFILPGGANRGVRLLNWDTALRLPWGVLLLFGGGLALSSQFSDSGLSEWLGTQAETLAGVPVWVMVALATAGILLLTEMTSNTATAATFLPVASGIAMGTGIEPLMLTAAVALAGTCAFMLPVATPPNAIAFASGYVTIGQMVKGGALINLLGVILITITAMTLLVWVFGITY; encoded by the coding sequence ATGGTCCAGGAGGATTCGTCACGCAAAGCCACCGGAAGTCATCCACAACGCGTTGACCCCGTGCAACGCGCCTCAGCTGAACAAGAGCTCTCCGAGGGGATGAAAGCACCGGGGGTCAAACACAACGAATGGCTGCGAAAGATGCTGGGGCTGGCCGGCGGCGTCGTCGCTGCGGTCTTGCTGTATCTGGTCTTGCCGGCCGATCTGGCCGTGTGGCCTAAATTGACCGCGGCAACCGCTGTGCTGATGGCGATCTGGTGGATGACCGAGGCCATTCCCATCCCCGCCACCGCCCTGTTACCGCTGATTATCTTCCCGCTCCTGGTGCCCGCCGAAGAATCCGACGGTGGCGTGACCGTTTCTGAGGTCGGAGCGAACTACGGCAACGAGATCATTTTTCTGTTCATGGGCGGGTTCCTGCTGGCATTAGGGATGCAACGGTGGAACTTACACCGACGCATCGCCCTGCTGGTCCTGCGCAGTATGGGCTCCCGCACCAATGCGCTCATCGCCGGGTTCATGATCGCCACCGGGTTTTTATCCATGTGGGTCTCCAACACCGCTACCGCAGTCATGATGATACCTATTGGACTTTCGGTCCTGATCTTGGTCAAAAAGATCACCGACGGTGCAGATACCGCTGAGGCAATCGAAAGCAGTGCCGAAACCGAAGCGTCCGAAGAAGAGATCGCCGAGGTCTCCAAAACCAACTTTGGCACCGGACTCATGCTCGCGATTGCTTACTCAGCCTCCATCGGTTCGTTAGGCACCATTATTGGGACCCCTCCCAACGCGTTGCTTGCTGCTCACATGTCAGCTACTCACGATCTGGAGCTTGGTTTTGGTCGGTGGATGATGGTCGGCGTCCCGCTGTCCATTGTTTTGATGATCGGGGCATGGTTCATCCTCACAAAAGTTGTCTTCAAGCCCGAAACCAAAGAGATCCCCGGAGGCGCGGACCTCATTCGCAACGAGTGGCAAAAGCTAGGTCCAATGGCCACCGGAGAACGGTCCGTGCTGATCGTCTTTCTAATAGCTGCGATATCCTGGATTTCAGTGCCGCTGATCTCGGAGTATGTGTTCGGGCTGGAAGAACCCGTGGTATCAGATGCTGGCATCGCGATGATCGTGGGAGTCACGTTGTTCATCCTGCCCGGCGGAGCGAATCGAGGGGTCCGGTTGTTGAATTGGGACACCGCCCTGCGCTTGCCCTGGGGTGTGCTTCTCTTATTCGGCGGTGGGCTGGCGCTGTCATCGCAGTTCTCCGATTCTGGATTGTCAGAGTGGCTAGGGACTCAAGCCGAAACTCTTGCTGGCGTCCCGGTGTGGGTCATGGTTGCCTTGGCCACCGCAGGGATTTTATTACTGACCGAAATGACCTCAAATACGGCGACCGCAGCAACCTTCCTGCCGGTCGCCTCGGGCATCGCGATGGGTACCGGTATTGAACCTCTGATGCTCACCGCAGCGGTCGCGCTGGCCGGTACGTGCGCGTTCATGTTGCCGGTCGCTACCCCACCCAATGCGATCGCCTTCGCCTCCGGGTATGTCACCATCGGCCAAATGGTCAAAGGCGGGGCGCTGATCAACCTGCTGGGCGTTATTCTCATTACCATCACCGCCATGACGCTGCTGGTGTGGGTATTTGGCATCACGTATTAG
- a CDS encoding IclR family transcriptional regulator, whose translation MTNSSSGETVLDRVLRILAAFDAQRRQVTVAELSRLTDIPLATTYRLVGQLAEEDILTRYPDGSIGLGMRLWELAARSSPAVSLRTAAMPFLDDVQSIFRQHTQLSVLDAHELLVVERLSSRRSVVNQATVATRMPVHTVSMGLVQLAFQPQHVIDEYFEHYPEAKQISYPATGSMTNTLAKIRQDGYAMLDGMLDDGTTGAAVPVFDKPTGRNRIAIAAISVVIPDDFEPRSAVIPVLMAASRGLTRALHPVADPR comes from the coding sequence ATGACGAATTCTTCTTCCGGTGAGACCGTACTAGATCGGGTGCTGCGCATCCTGGCAGCCTTTGATGCCCAGCGTCGACAGGTCACTGTGGCAGAACTATCCCGACTGACAGACATTCCCCTGGCGACCACGTATCGGTTAGTCGGCCAGCTCGCCGAGGAAGATATCCTGACCCGCTACCCCGATGGTTCCATCGGGTTAGGCATGCGCTTATGGGAATTAGCGGCACGCTCCTCCCCTGCTGTGAGTCTGCGGACCGCGGCCATGCCGTTCTTAGATGACGTGCAGTCAATTTTTCGACAACACACCCAGTTGTCCGTCCTCGATGCCCACGAACTACTGGTCGTGGAGCGCTTGTCATCGCGCCGATCTGTGGTCAACCAAGCAACCGTTGCGACCCGCATGCCGGTGCATACCGTGTCTATGGGGCTGGTGCAATTAGCGTTCCAGCCCCAACACGTCATTGATGAGTACTTCGAACACTATCCAGAAGCCAAACAGATTTCCTATCCGGCAACCGGCAGCATGACTAACACCCTGGCGAAGATTCGACAGGACGGTTACGCAATGCTCGATGGCATGCTCGATGATGGCACAACCGGTGCCGCCGTTCCGGTCTTTGATAAGCCCACTGGTCGCAACCGCATCGCTATTGCTGCGATCTCAGTGGTGATTCCGGACGACTTTGAACCGCGCTCTGCTGTGATTCCTGTGCTGATGGCCGCATCTCGGGGCCTCACCCGCGCCCTGCACCCGGTCGCCGACCCACGGTGA
- a CDS encoding 4-hydroxybenzoate 3-monooxygenase, which yields MAKQVETTQVGIVGGGPAGLMLSHLLSRAGIDNIVLETRDHETIKNTHRAGILETGAVEMLTEYGVDSRIREIGYEHHGIDLRFDGQSHRINFKELIDASVWLYPQNEVFVDLAAARARDGGDVRYEHTVTGLADVETDAPKIHYTDAEGNPGVIEARIVVGTDGSRSFCRRAIPSETRQEHKIEYPFAWFGILTEAPPSAEELIYANSPRGFALISQRNETVQRHYFQCDPDENPDEWTEDQIWDELQARVDGPDGFQLKRGPIFEKTVLKFRSFVAEPMRWGNLFLAGDAGHTVPPTGAKGLNLAFADVKVLFSALEQFFTTGQTTGIDDYSETALRRVWKAQNFSYWMTSMLHTRKDASSFETRRAIGELHTVVGSKYGRQYLAESYCGWPHE from the coding sequence TTGGCTAAGCAAGTAGAAACCACACAGGTGGGAATCGTTGGAGGCGGTCCAGCAGGATTAATGCTGTCGCACCTGCTCTCCCGGGCGGGCATTGACAACATCGTGCTCGAAACCCGCGACCACGAAACCATCAAGAACACTCACCGCGCCGGCATCCTGGAAACCGGTGCCGTGGAAATGCTGACCGAATACGGCGTCGACTCACGCATTCGCGAGATCGGTTACGAACACCACGGCATCGATCTCCGGTTCGACGGGCAATCCCACCGCATCAATTTCAAAGAACTCATTGACGCATCGGTCTGGCTCTACCCCCAAAACGAAGTCTTCGTGGACTTGGCCGCTGCTCGCGCTCGCGACGGTGGCGATGTTCGGTACGAACACACCGTGACCGGATTGGCAGATGTCGAAACTGACGCACCGAAAATTCATTACACCGATGCTGAGGGCAACCCAGGGGTCATCGAAGCTCGCATTGTGGTCGGCACTGATGGTTCGCGATCCTTCTGCCGGCGCGCGATCCCATCGGAGACGCGCCAAGAACACAAGATCGAGTACCCCTTTGCGTGGTTCGGCATTCTCACCGAAGCCCCACCAAGTGCCGAGGAACTCATTTATGCCAACTCGCCTCGCGGTTTCGCACTGATTTCGCAGCGCAACGAGACGGTCCAGCGTCACTATTTTCAGTGTGACCCCGACGAAAACCCGGATGAATGGACGGAAGATCAGATTTGGGACGAACTCCAAGCCCGAGTGGACGGTCCCGACGGATTCCAGCTCAAACGCGGACCGATTTTTGAAAAGACGGTACTAAAATTCCGCTCTTTCGTGGCAGAACCGATGCGTTGGGGCAATCTGTTTTTGGCCGGCGACGCTGGCCACACGGTCCCACCAACCGGCGCCAAAGGTCTCAACCTGGCTTTTGCCGATGTCAAAGTGCTCTTTTCCGCGCTCGAACAGTTCTTCACCACCGGTCAGACCACCGGCATTGATGACTACTCCGAGACTGCGTTGCGGCGGGTATGGAAAGCGCAGAACTTCTCCTACTGGATGACCAGCATGCTGCACACCCGAAAAGACGCTTCCTCATTTGAAACCCGACGTGCCATTGGGGAACTCCACACCGTGGTGGGCTCAAAATATGGCCGTCAATATCTTGCCGAGTCGTACTGCGGCTGGCCGCATGAATAA
- the pcaH gene encoding protocatechuate 3,4-dioxygenase subunit beta, with translation MSEQNQRLDPLATADSQDSITAEIEDLHATYRAGVEADSSQEETQPRLNFAPYRSSLLRHPTKDLHHTDPETIELASPAFGHRDVHILESDLTVQHNGEPIGERIKVRGRVLDGNGRPVRGQLIEIWQANAAGRYIHKRDQHPAPIDPNFSGVGRAITGDDGSYEFTTIKPAPYPWKNHHNAWRPAHIHFSLFGTDFTQRMITQMYFPGDPLFALDPIYQSITDQKARDRLVATYDHSVTSHEWNTGYYWDIVLTGSQRTLMEDEDHDHE, from the coding sequence GTGTCTGAGCAAAACCAACGCCTAGATCCGCTGGCCACAGCCGACTCTCAGGACTCAATCACCGCTGAAATCGAAGACCTCCACGCGACCTACCGCGCCGGGGTCGAAGCCGACAGCTCCCAAGAAGAAACCCAACCGAGGCTGAACTTTGCGCCCTACCGTTCTTCGCTGCTGCGTCACCCTACCAAGGATCTGCACCACACCGACCCTGAAACCATCGAACTGGCCTCGCCGGCCTTCGGGCACCGTGACGTCCACATCCTAGAATCCGATCTGACCGTTCAGCACAACGGCGAGCCCATCGGGGAACGTATCAAAGTCCGTGGCCGCGTGCTTGATGGTAATGGTCGTCCAGTGCGTGGACAACTCATCGAAATTTGGCAGGCGAACGCTGCTGGCCGGTACATCCACAAGCGTGATCAGCACCCAGCCCCCATTGATCCAAACTTCTCCGGAGTGGGACGTGCCATCACCGGTGATGACGGCTCTTATGAGTTCACCACGATCAAACCGGCACCGTATCCGTGGAAGAATCACCACAACGCCTGGCGGCCGGCACACATCCACTTTTCGTTGTTCGGTACCGACTTCACCCAACGCATGATCACCCAAATGTATTTTCCAGGTGACCCGTTATTTGCGCTGGATCCGATTTACCAGTCCATTACAGATCAAAAAGCCCGCGATCGCCTCGTGGCGACATACGACCACTCGGTGACCAGCCACGAATGGAATACCGGGTACTACTGGGACATTGTACTCACCGGTTCCCAGCGCACTTTGATGGAGGACGAAGACCATGACCACGAATGA
- the pcaG gene encoding protocatechuate 3,4-dioxygenase subunit alpha — MTTNDLTPTPGQTIGPFFGYFNAAESVHLPFENGDNLVPPGDARAVQLTGTVYDGQGTPIPDAMIEIWQADEHGNIPTQDGSLIRDPFAFTGWGRATTDNVGTYRFTTVEPGATDTGKAPFIHVVVFARGLLNKLHTRVYLPDTEGIDHDETLVALGDRAQTLIAKRDGKRLLFDIHLQGDQETVFFQFPGMTYPKA, encoded by the coding sequence ATGACCACGAATGATCTCACCCCAACACCCGGCCAGACCATTGGCCCGTTCTTCGGGTATTTCAACGCCGCCGAAAGCGTCCATTTACCCTTTGAAAATGGAGACAACCTGGTGCCCCCGGGTGATGCTCGGGCCGTGCAGCTGACTGGCACCGTTTACGATGGTCAAGGCACCCCCATCCCGGATGCGATGATCGAAATCTGGCAGGCGGATGAACACGGCAACATCCCCACCCAGGACGGTTCGCTGATTCGTGACCCATTTGCTTTCACCGGCTGGGGACGCGCAACCACCGATAACGTCGGAACCTACCGTTTCACCACGGTAGAGCCCGGTGCGACCGACACCGGCAAGGCCCCCTTCATCCACGTCGTCGTCTTCGCCCGCGGGTTGCTCAATAAACTGCACACCCGTGTTTACCTGCCGGACACCGAGGGAATCGACCATGACGAAACTCTGGTGGCCCTGGGAGATCGCGCCCAGACGCTGATCGCCAAACGCGACGGCAAACGGTTGCTCTTCGATATTCACCTGCAAGGTGACCAAGAAACCGTCTTCTTCCAATTTCCGGGTATGACCTACCCGAAAGCTTAG
- a CDS encoding lyase family protein has product MYDYGLLNPVWAGTRAAEQTSDVAFAQAMLDVEAAWCRAQIRFGTAPESIGQAVETACDITSYDLTELAAKTPDGANALIPLLAELRNKVAAQHPEAAGYIHRGATSQDIIDTALMLVAARTGEHIVTDLKTTVGQLGALADQHAETVMIGRSLDQHAQPISFGYRVSQWLEAIATAGQQFETTLTNLPVQWGGAVGTSTWWVDYFKAEQPEHDPMQLVTAQRDMFAEELGLVSASVWHANRMPVTQLAHAAFEVVAAAAKLANDVLTAVQAEHAELAEPNKPGRGGSSAMPHKNNPVLSIRLKNAAQEATGQLTALHTGVISNTAERADGGWHSEWAALRGLLRVTGAVAEILSELTAGLEVFPQAMRRNLDIHGNYLLLGRISQWLAPLVEAHDVVEKGKGKQLVESICQEAIASGDDLAQTLGDRLPDGLVSVKAIEKMLDPSGYMGGAATIVAEVNSRYRKWST; this is encoded by the coding sequence GTGTATGACTATGGATTACTCAACCCAGTCTGGGCTGGCACCCGCGCTGCAGAACAGACCTCTGATGTCGCCTTCGCTCAGGCAATGCTGGATGTTGAGGCCGCCTGGTGTCGGGCACAGATTCGTTTCGGTACCGCACCGGAGTCCATCGGCCAGGCCGTCGAGACGGCCTGCGATATTACCAGCTATGATCTTACCGAGCTGGCGGCCAAAACCCCTGACGGGGCCAATGCGCTAATCCCCTTATTGGCTGAGCTGCGCAACAAAGTCGCAGCACAGCATCCAGAAGCTGCCGGTTACATCCATCGCGGGGCGACGTCGCAAGACATTATCGATACCGCGCTGATGCTGGTTGCCGCTCGCACCGGGGAACATATCGTCACAGATCTCAAGACCACTGTCGGACAACTGGGCGCGCTGGCGGACCAGCACGCCGAGACCGTGATGATCGGTCGATCGCTGGATCAACACGCTCAACCCATCAGCTTTGGTTACCGCGTATCGCAGTGGCTTGAGGCCATCGCTACCGCAGGGCAGCAATTTGAAACCACACTGACCAATCTGCCGGTGCAATGGGGCGGTGCCGTGGGGACTTCCACCTGGTGGGTCGATTACTTCAAAGCCGAACAGCCCGAACACGATCCGATGCAACTGGTCACCGCCCAGCGCGACATGTTCGCCGAAGAACTCGGCCTGGTCTCAGCATCGGTCTGGCATGCCAACCGGATGCCCGTGACCCAACTGGCCCACGCAGCATTTGAGGTTGTGGCAGCCGCGGCCAAACTGGCCAATGATGTTCTGACCGCAGTGCAGGCCGAACATGCCGAATTGGCTGAACCCAACAAGCCTGGCCGTGGTGGATCTTCTGCGATGCCGCACAAAAACAACCCGGTGTTATCCATTCGTCTCAAAAATGCGGCCCAAGAGGCCACCGGGCAGCTGACTGCCTTACACACCGGGGTGATTAGCAATACTGCCGAACGCGCCGATGGCGGTTGGCACAGCGAATGGGCCGCCCTGCGTGGGCTGTTGCGCGTCACCGGTGCGGTGGCAGAGATTTTGAGCGAACTGACCGCGGGGCTCGAGGTGTTTCCGCAAGCGATGCGCCGAAATTTGGACATTCACGGCAATTACCTACTGTTGGGGCGAATCAGCCAGTGGCTCGCTCCACTGGTCGAAGCCCACGATGTCGTCGAAAAAGGAAAAGGCAAACAGCTGGTCGAGTCCATCTGTCAGGAGGCCATCGCTTCCGGGGACGACCTCGCCCAAACGTTGGGCGACCGACTGCCCGATGGCCTCGTCAGCGTCAAAGCTATTGAGAAGATGTTAGATCCTTCCGGCTACATGGGAGGAGCTGCCACAATCGTGGCGGAAGTCAACTCGCGTTACAGAAAGTGGAGTACATGA